A single genomic interval of Pseudobdellovibrionaceae bacterium harbors:
- a CDS encoding ParB/RepB/Spo0J family partition protein — protein sequence APTATNINQGVLFVSVEWIRPNKNQPRDIFNDEALQALSQSIKVQGILQPIVVRSCGERAFEIIAGERRWRAAQKAGLSKVPVIVKEANDKHSAELALIENIQREDLNPMEEAEALQKLLNTQGVTQQVLADRLGKNRASLANLLRLLNLDTEVRKLLRENKLSLGQAKLLLSLEGLGLQKRFAYLAVKKDLSVQALSRLIKKEKLKEKAASFTGKAKTEKEIQLSKVQEQIQRKLGTKVQIEYSSGQGCLSIHFSTDEQLNNIVQSLVGLK from the coding sequence CGCACCCACAGCAACTAATATAAACCAAGGGGTTTTGTTTGTGTCTGTAGAGTGGATTCGCCCTAACAAAAATCAACCACGAGACATTTTTAACGACGAAGCTTTGCAGGCTTTGTCTCAATCTATTAAGGTGCAAGGAATTTTGCAACCCATAGTGGTAAGGTCTTGCGGAGAACGAGCCTTTGAAATTATAGCAGGAGAAAGACGATGGAGAGCGGCTCAAAAAGCGGGCTTAAGCAAGGTTCCTGTTATTGTTAAAGAAGCCAATGATAAGCATTCTGCAGAGTTAGCTTTAATAGAAAACATACAAAGAGAAGATTTAAACCCTATGGAAGAAGCAGAAGCTTTACAAAAATTACTAAATACACAAGGGGTTACTCAGCAGGTTTTGGCAGATAGGCTGGGAAAAAACCGCGCCTCTTTAGCTAATTTATTAAGATTATTAAATTTAGACACAGAAGTGCGTAAGCTTTTAAGGGAAAACAAACTATCTTTAGGGCAAGCGAAGTTATTGTTAAGTTTAGAAGGCTTAGGGCTACAAAAACGATTTGCTTATTTAGCGGTTAAAAAAGATTTAAGCGTACAAGCTTTGTCACGGTTAATTAAAAAAGAAAAGCTAAAGGAAAAAGCGGCCAGCTTTACCGGCAAGGCAAAAACCGAAAAAGAAATACAATTAAGCAAGGTACAGGAACAAATTCAGAGAAAACTGGGGACTAAAGTTCAGATAGAGTATTCAAGTGGTCAGGGTTGTTTGAGTATTCATTTTTCCACAGACGAACAACTTAA